In Candidatus Sulfurimonas marisnigri, a single genomic region encodes these proteins:
- a CDS encoding putative bifunctional diguanylate cyclase/phosphodiesterase, which produces MNFYNFIHRQIPTLIVLFSGTGLTYIFFGYLYSSYFIEISWYLLLLLISFWGYRLHRAYSINNYTIEEKERWLKTLKYFLFIYFSVWTIMFFVYVSHDIVELHYIAITTQLGVSVVSATILVSEKKLSLFVLGTSMLPITIYLILVGEPYSYFIALLSIILGWVLLYASRNTYNYLQKSQFQAFHDYLTKLGNRHYFVNLLEDVIKIQKRENNFVYLLLIDLDYFKTINDTLGHDIGDILLCEVADRMSKLSKKHKCSVSRLGGDEFCILSSAYKDKDECQEKAVSFAEELLEEIKKTYIIDEHHLYISASIGVSIIDNSQIKASRFMKEADIAMYEAKSQGRDGVILFNNELSIRVERKLEVECALHFTIQNNEITLRYQPQINLNNEVIGCEVLARWSNEKLGNIGPNEFIEIAEKSGFIIELGYFILEESFKTLREWDEKGITLEQFSINISMRQLFDTSFLGNVSKLCEKYLDTNLRSKIIFEITETSAAEDLDRLIKIINTIKQCGFRFSMDDFGTGYSSLSYLRQLPIDELKIDKSFIFEIDGINQDSNMVKTILNIAKSLGLKIVAEGVENAFQKDFLINEQCDILQGYYFSKPVEKEEFEKYLFSYKK; this is translated from the coding sequence ATGAATTTTTACAACTTTATTCACAGGCAGATTCCAACCCTAATTGTATTGTTTTCTGGAACCGGTCTTACATATATATTTTTTGGTTATCTATATTCTTCTTACTTTATTGAAATATCTTGGTACTTACTACTTTTGCTAATCTCTTTTTGGGGGTATAGACTGCACAGGGCATACTCTATTAATAACTACACTATTGAAGAAAAAGAGAGATGGCTAAAAACGTTAAAATATTTTTTATTTATATATTTTTCAGTGTGGACAATAATGTTTTTTGTTTATGTATCTCATGATATAGTAGAACTACACTACATTGCTATTACTACGCAACTTGGTGTTTCGGTTGTCTCAGCAACTATTCTTGTTTCAGAAAAAAAACTATCCCTTTTTGTTTTAGGTACCTCAATGTTGCCTATAACTATTTATTTAATATTAGTAGGGGAGCCATATAGTTACTTTATAGCACTTTTATCGATAATTCTTGGCTGGGTATTACTGTATGCATCTAGAAATACTTATAACTATCTACAAAAGAGCCAATTTCAAGCATTTCATGATTATTTAACTAAATTAGGAAATAGACACTATTTTGTTAATCTTTTGGAAGATGTTATCAAAATTCAAAAAAGAGAGAATAATTTCGTTTATTTACTACTTATAGACTTGGATTACTTTAAAACTATAAATGATACGTTAGGGCACGATATTGGAGATATATTACTTTGTGAAGTAGCAGATAGAATGAGTAAATTATCAAAAAAACATAAGTGTAGTGTATCAAGACTTGGTGGAGATGAATTTTGTATTTTAAGTAGTGCATACAAAGATAAAGATGAGTGCCAGGAAAAAGCAGTTTCATTTGCGGAAGAACTACTTGAAGAAATTAAGAAAACATATATTATTGATGAACATCATCTATACATTAGTGCAAGTATAGGGGTTAGTATTATTGATAACTCACAAATAAAAGCCAGCAGATTTATGAAAGAGGCTGATATTGCCATGTACGAAGCAAAATCGCAAGGTAGAGATGGAGTGATACTGTTCAATAATGAATTATCCATTAGAGTTGAGCGTAAGTTAGAGGTAGAATGTGCACTTCATTTTACTATACAAAACAATGAAATAACGCTCAGATATCAACCGCAAATAAATTTAAATAATGAAGTGATAGGTTGTGAAGTTCTCGCCCGTTGGAGTAATGAAAAGTTAGGAAACATAGGACCTAATGAGTTTATAGAAATTGCTGAAAAGAGTGGATTTATCATAGAACTTGGATACTTTATATTAGAAGAGTCTTTTAAAACATTAAGAGAATGGGATGAAAAAGGAATTACTCTAGAACAATTTTCTATAAATATTAGCATGAGACAACTGTTTGATACAAGTTTTTTAGGAAATGTCTCAAAATTATGCGAAAAGTACTTAGATACTAATTTAAGATCAAAAATTATATTTGAGATAACAGAGACAAGTGCTGCTGAAGATTTAGATAGATTAATAAAAATTATTAACACTATTAAGCAGTGTGGTTTCCGTTTTTCAATGGATGATTTTGGAACAGGCTACTCATCGCTAAGCTATTTACGTCAACTTCCAATAGATGAACTTAAAATTGATAAGTCATTTATTTTTGAGATAGATGGTATAAACCAAGATTCTAATATGGTAAAAACTATACTAAATATTGCAAAAAGCCTTGGTTTGAAAATTGTTGCAGAGGGTGTTGAAAATGCATTTCAAAAAGATTTTTTAATAAATGAGCAGTGTGACATACTGCAAGGTTATTACTTCTCAAAACCAGTAGAGAAAGAAGAGTTCGAGAAATATTTATTTTCTTACAAGAAATAA
- a CDS encoding DUF4006 family protein: MNENRSVFALDGITGMLIATVLLLTILIVLSAWGLSVQNASATNFYEVKDEKSIKMFGSKVEDHIVNVGSK, from the coding sequence ATGAATGAGAATAGAAGTGTATTTGCTCTGGATGGTATAACAGGTATGTTGATTGCGACAGTATTGCTACTTACAATCCTAATTGTTTTATCAGCTTGGGGACTTAGTGTACAAAATGCAAGTGCAACAAACTTTTATGAAGTTAAAGATGAGAAGTCTATAAAGATGTTTGGTTCAAAAGTTGAAGACCATATAGTAAATGTAGGGAGTAAATAA
- a CDS encoding cbb3-type cytochrome c oxidase N-terminal domain-containing protein, translating to MNKLYLGGIIFAAVMILLTYLSIGGSEGGLNGDIVNMLAVTGAIALVIITVFVVIKYVRQMQTDTANGQLVEESWDGIGEYLNELPMGWAVMFLILMVWGMWYMTIGYPVNAYSQIGEYNEDTAAHNAKFEAKYADITGARLVEMGESVYLAECKVCHGISADGIDGKAANLNKRINVDSVKYAIENGSDNYLLDPKQSIPMPDRNGLFNSNSGALITDAEINMVSFYVANGMSGEGADIFAGTCAMCHGTDGKGIQYVAPSIATFTTRLVVDVLLHGKKGAIGEMPKFDRLNAKQKEAVGAYISSLNK from the coding sequence ATGAATAAGCTTTATCTTGGGGGGATTATCTTTGCTGCTGTGATGATACTATTGACTTACTTGTCAATAGGTGGTTCAGAGGGTGGTTTAAATGGTGATATCGTCAATATGCTTGCAGTTACCGGTGCAATAGCACTAGTAATAATTACAGTTTTTGTTGTAATCAAGTATGTTCGTCAGATGCAAACAGACACTGCGAATGGGCAGTTGGTTGAAGAGAGTTGGGATGGTATCGGTGAATACTTAAATGAGTTGCCTATGGGTTGGGCTGTTATGTTCTTAATACTTATGGTTTGGGGAATGTGGTATATGACCATTGGTTATCCTGTAAATGCATATTCACAAATTGGTGAGTATAATGAAGATACAGCCGCTCACAATGCTAAATTTGAAGCAAAATACGCTGATATTACCGGTGCTAGATTAGTAGAGATGGGTGAATCTGTATATTTGGCTGAGTGTAAAGTATGCCATGGTATCAGTGCTGATGGTATTGATGGAAAAGCGGCTAACCTTAATAAAAGAATTAATGTAGACTCAGTGAAATATGCAATAGAAAATGGTTCTGACAACTATTTACTAGACCCTAAACAGTCAATTCCGATGCCAGATCGTAATGGTCTTTTCAATAGCAACAGTGGTGCTCTAATTACAGATGCGGAAATCAATATGGTCTCTTTTTATGTTGCAAACGGTATGAGCGGAGAGGGTGCTGATATATTTGCAGGAACTTGTGCCATGTGTCACGGTACTGATGGTAAAGGCATACAATACGTTGCTCCAAGCATTGCAACATTTACAACTAGGCTTGTTGTGGATGTTCTGCTTCATGGTAAAAAAGGTGCCATAGGTGAAATGCCTAAGTTCGATAGACTTAATGCTAAACAAAAAGAGGCTGTTGGTGCGTATATCAGCAGCTTGAATAAATAA
- a CDS encoding 3-dehydroquinate dehydratase, giving the protein MKFSRGLAALILTLLFNTSLTAQYLYKDEVIFNPAFGEQIEKLGYELHQKTGISLRLIMLKELPNKMRIVDYEKELMKDFSEPTVLLTFSEMDSKVDILASEPSLYKYFDKKQILSPISSPVQAFVIALMNMDFSDMTSGGTILPLLAQKAKQGEVLGKYSGSMFNGYADIAEQIAESKNVVLQNAVGNANQNSILLVKVLFYGIIVYGIVLYIKRKLYFIRKKNELS; this is encoded by the coding sequence TTGAAATTTTCACGAGGGCTTGCGGCCCTCATCCTCACGTTACTGTTTAACACATCACTTACGGCGCAATATTTATATAAAGATGAAGTTATTTTCAATCCTGCTTTTGGTGAACAGATTGAAAAACTGGGTTATGAACTACATCAAAAAACCGGAATATCTTTGAGGCTGATTATGCTTAAAGAGCTCCCAAATAAGATGCGTATAGTTGATTATGAAAAAGAGTTGATGAAAGATTTCAGTGAACCTACAGTTTTGCTTACCTTTTCAGAGATGGACTCCAAAGTGGACATATTGGCAAGTGAGCCCTCTTTATATAAGTATTTCGATAAAAAACAGATTTTAAGTCCAATATCATCACCGGTTCAAGCTTTTGTAATCGCTTTGATGAATATGGATTTTAGTGATATGACAAGTGGTGGCACAATCTTACCTCTATTGGCTCAAAAAGCTAAACAAGGTGAAGTGCTTGGAAAGTACAGCGGTTCAATGTTTAACGGCTACGCTGATATTGCAGAACAGATAGCAGAAAGTAAAAATGTAGTTTTGCAAAATGCAGTCGGCAATGCTAATCAAAACAGTATTTTACTCGTGAAAGTATTGTTTTACGGCATTATTGTTTATGGTATAGTCTTGTATATTAAAAGAAAACTATATTTTATAAGGAAAAAAAATGAGCTTAGCTAA
- a CDS encoding CcoQ/FixQ family Cbb3-type cytochrome c oxidase assembly chaperone: MDIAQLQAYGYFALITILVIGLYAYIYHLYTKRKDADGIDYESFSNMALKDDIDDTPVSPMSDDEVPLEGRIKRNRRDI; the protein is encoded by the coding sequence GTGGATATTGCACAACTTCAAGCTTATGGATATTTTGCTCTAATAACTATTTTGGTTATAGGTCTTTATGCATATATATATCATTTATATACAAAAAGAAAAGATGCAGATGGAATAGACTATGAGAGTTTTAGCAATATGGCACTCAAAGATGATATAGATGATACTCCGGTGTCACCTATGTCTGATGACGAGGTGCCCCTTGAGGGTAGAATAAAGAGAAATAGGAGAGATATATGA
- the ccoO gene encoding cytochrome-c oxidase, cbb3-type subunit II, giving the protein MFHWLEKHPFFFAVGVFVVIAFAGLVEILPNFAQASRPVIGTAPYSTLELAGRHVYIKNSCNACHSQLVRPFKSETDRYGHYSLSGEYAYDRPFLWGSKRTGPDLMRVGNYRTTDWHENHMKDPASVVPGSIMPAYKWMFTNKTDIDTAYAEQLTVAQFFSVPYNKEVPMKDGSKKVVKMGSSVADANALALAEAKVIAADMKDQDVKDAVANGDIPEIVALIAYMNSLQ; this is encoded by the coding sequence ATGTTTCATTGGTTAGAAAAACATCCGTTCTTTTTTGCGGTAGGTGTATTCGTAGTAATTGCTTTTGCTGGTTTAGTAGAAATATTACCAAATTTTGCTCAAGCATCTCGTCCTGTAATCGGTACAGCTCCATACTCTACATTAGAGTTAGCGGGCCGTCATGTTTATATTAAAAACAGTTGTAATGCATGTCACTCACAGCTTGTTCGTCCGTTTAAGTCAGAGACTGACCGTTATGGACATTATTCATTAAGTGGTGAGTATGCTTATGATCGTCCTTTTCTTTGGGGTTCAAAAAGAACTGGTCCAGATTTAATGCGCGTAGGTAATTATAGAACTACTGACTGGCATGAAAATCATATGAAAGATCCAGCTTCTGTGGTTCCAGGCTCTATTATGCCCGCTTATAAATGGATGTTTACAAATAAGACTGATATAGATACTGCTTATGCAGAGCAACTAACTGTTGCACAATTCTTCTCAGTTCCGTATAACAAAGAAGTTCCTATGAAAGATGGCTCTAAAAAAGTTGTTAAAATGGGAAGTAGTGTTGCCGATGCAAACGCTTTAGCTCTGGCTGAAGCAAAAGTAATAGCGGCGGATATGAAAGATCAAGATGTAAAAGATGCAGTAGCTAACGGAGATATTCCTGAAATAGTTGCTCTTATTGCTTACATGAATAGTCTTCAATAA
- a CDS encoding DUF507 family protein, which yields MKISLKTIPHISSKIAIDLNKSGVVTMTKGLDFVAKEAEKVLIHNVNQEMALEDKVDEICEDNEEEIEFNLVDERQLFFMIKKKLAPEFGIILNYEERYSDLSHKILDELYEEDLIHFEVTENRIKNIIYNSITSFIAEASELDTAIMDKIKTYKKRYIPGTDEFDILYEKLYREELTKRGME from the coding sequence ATGAAAATATCACTAAAAACTATACCTCACATATCTAGTAAAATCGCAATTGATCTAAATAAAAGTGGTGTTGTTACGATGACAAAAGGTCTTGACTTTGTTGCTAAAGAAGCTGAAAAAGTATTGATTCACAATGTAAATCAAGAGATGGCACTAGAAGACAAAGTTGACGAGATTTGTGAAGATAATGAAGAAGAGATAGAGTTTAACCTTGTTGATGAGAGACAACTTTTCTTTATGATAAAGAAAAAACTCGCACCAGAATTTGGAATTATCTTGAACTATGAAGAGCGTTATTCAGACCTTTCTCATAAAATTTTAGATGAACTTTATGAAGAAGATTTAATTCACTTTGAAGTAACAGAAAATCGTATAAAAAATATTATTTATAATTCAATCACTTCTTTTATAGCAGAAGCTTCTGAGTTAGATACTGCTATTATGGATAAAATTAAAACTTATAAAAAAAGATATATTCCTGGTACAGACGAGTTTGACATTCTATATGAAAAACTTTATCGTGAGGAATTAACAAAAAGAGGTATGGAGTAA
- the carA gene encoding glutamine-hydrolyzing carbamoyl-phosphate synthase small subunit, producing the protein MNKVFLYLENGIFLEANSFGAEDTIVGEIVFNTSMSGYQEIMSDPSYAGQFVTFTTPEIGNVGVNAQDMESKGAHAKGMIVRKYQKRYSNFRAKDSLDAFLKEHNVMGICDIDTRYLTKMLRAEGAMMMVASTEISNKEELKKILQNSPRIEDINYIDIVSTKEAYKHTQSTYAEKIGFDFDKAPEVQANIVAIDFGVKTNILNEIVSAGIGVEVIPNDFSADNLIGRYNAKEIDGVFLSNGPGDPLVLKKEQEQIKKLIAAKIPIFGICLGHQLLSISHGYDTFKLKFGHHGGNHPVKNEKTGLVEITAQNHNYNVPDNIIEVAKVTHTNLFDNTIEGLRYNDSPIFSVQHHPESSPGPKESRYIFNEFLSLIKR; encoded by the coding sequence ATGAATAAGGTCTTTTTATATCTTGAGAACGGAATTTTCTTAGAGGCAAACAGTTTTGGTGCAGAAGATACTATAGTCGGTGAAATAGTTTTTAACACATCGATGAGCGGATATCAAGAGATTATGTCTGATCCATCTTATGCGGGACAGTTTGTAACTTTTACTACGCCAGAAATTGGAAATGTCGGAGTAAATGCTCAAGACATGGAGAGCAAAGGCGCTCATGCTAAGGGTATGATAGTTAGAAAATATCAAAAAAGGTATTCTAACTTTCGAGCAAAAGACTCTTTGGACGCATTTTTAAAAGAGCATAATGTGATGGGTATTTGTGATATTGATACGAGGTACTTAACTAAAATGTTAAGAGCTGAAGGCGCTATGATGATGGTAGCTTCTACAGAGATCAGTAACAAAGAAGAGTTAAAAAAGATTTTGCAAAACTCTCCTCGTATCGAAGATATTAATTATATAGATATAGTTAGCACGAAAGAGGCTTACAAGCATACTCAGTCAACCTATGCAGAAAAAATTGGTTTTGATTTTGATAAGGCTCCCGAAGTTCAAGCAAATATAGTTGCAATTGACTTTGGTGTTAAAACAAACATATTAAACGAGATTGTAAGTGCCGGAATTGGTGTAGAAGTAATCCCAAATGATTTCTCAGCCGATAATCTTATAGGCAGATACAACGCTAAAGAAATAGATGGTGTGTTTTTATCCAATGGTCCTGGTGACCCTTTGGTGCTTAAAAAAGAGCAAGAGCAGATAAAAAAACTTATAGCTGCAAAAATTCCTATATTTGGAATCTGTCTTGGGCATCAATTGCTCTCTATCTCTCATGGTTATGATACTTTCAAGCTAAAATTTGGTCACCATGGTGGGAACCATCCTGTAAAAAACGAGAAAACAGGTTTGGTGGAGATAACAGCACAAAACCATAACTATAATGTTCCTGACAATATAATTGAAGTTGCAAAAGTTACCCATACAAATCTTTTTGATAATACAATAGAGGGTCTGAGATATAATGACTCTCCAATATTTTCTGTTCAACATCATCCAGAGTCAAGCCCTGGTCCAAAAGAGAGTAGATACATCTTCAATGAGTTTTTATCTTTAATAAAAAGATAA
- a CDS encoding flagellar export protein FliJ has translation MKTRFSSLVKLKKNNMQKSEQVVQKANADLNSAITALETSYSSLEGLDSPKSGIMSKMLAARALVDSQRVIIQHNSEWVGFAKNQVSQAKEQLKLDTIEYEKFNYLELQEIEKEIKKIKIQEAKDLDEIALMTYGQKNK, from the coding sequence GTGAAAACTCGCTTTAGTTCGTTAGTAAAACTAAAAAAAAACAATATGCAAAAAAGTGAGCAAGTTGTACAAAAAGCGAATGCTGACCTTAATAGTGCCATTACAGCACTCGAAACCTCATATAGTTCTTTAGAGGGTTTAGACTCTCCTAAGAGTGGGATAATGAGTAAAATGTTAGCAGCAAGAGCCCTTGTAGATTCTCAAAGAGTTATAATCCAACATAACAGCGAGTGGGTTGGTTTTGCAAAAAACCAAGTTTCTCAAGCAAAAGAACAATTGAAGCTTGATACTATAGAATATGAAAAGTTTAATTATTTAGAGCTCCAAGAGATAGAAAAAGAGATAAAAAAAATAAAGATACAAGAAGCAAAAGATTTAGATGAAATTGCCTTGATGACTTATGGGCAAAAAAATAAATAA
- a CDS encoding FixH family protein yields MSLANGRIWPYAIGISIMLVFSACIVTVVVANTLPVENSDTYMMGYHEADAKANELIQAKIAFDEKYKIEYITDALHVEGSTIKYRVTDVNSQPVNSAKIKVIVTRPNNHKHDQELINPSVENGIYTFNTIKLPQEGRWDIMAKANVLDVQRFYNVKADTRAKEAFEY; encoded by the coding sequence ATGAGCTTAGCTAACGGTAGAATTTGGCCATACGCAATTGGTATATCAATAATGCTTGTATTTAGTGCTTGCATAGTAACTGTTGTTGTTGCAAATACACTTCCTGTTGAGAATAGCGATACTTATATGATGGGCTACCATGAAGCTGATGCAAAAGCAAATGAGTTAATACAAGCAAAGATTGCATTTGATGAAAAATATAAGATTGAGTATATAACTGACGCTCTACATGTAGAGGGTTCAACAATAAAATATAGAGTTACGGACGTAAACTCTCAACCGGTAAACAGTGCAAAGATAAAAGTTATTGTAACAAGACCAAATAACCATAAGCATGACCAAGAGTTGATTAACCCATCAGTAGAAAATGGAATTTATACTTTTAACACAATCAAACTTCCACAAGAGGGAAGATGGGATATTATGGCAAAAGCAAATGTGCTAGATGTTCAAAGATTTTACAATGTTAAAGCCGACACTAGAGCTAAAGAGGCTTTTGAATATTAA
- the ccoN gene encoding cytochrome-c oxidase, cbb3-type subunit I, giving the protein MENRPLEYDYTVAKMFMFTTVILGIVGMLVGVILAFQLAYPGLNLFLGDGLAEYTNFSRLRPLHTDAVIFGFTLSGIFATWYYVGQRVLKVSMAESRVLMLLGKLHFWLYLAVVASVVISLLAGVTTSKEYAEFEWPIDIAVVIVWVVFGLSMFGLIGMRREKSLYISIWYYIATFLGIAMLYLFNNMEIPTILGTSAAGESGIGAWYHSVSMYAGTNDALVQWWYGHNAVAFGFTVPIVAMIYYFLPKESGQAIYSYKLSLLSFWGLMFVYLWAGGHHLLYSTVPDWVQTMGSIFSVILILPSWGSAINMLLTMKGEWQQVAASPLIKFMILGSTFYMFSTLEGPIQAIKSVNAIAHFTDWIVGHVHDGVLGWVGFMIMAALFHMAPRVFKREIYSKSLMAAQFWIQTLGVVLYFTSMWIAGITQGMMWRAHDEFGNLAYSFIDTVTVLHPYYAIRGVGGLLYLIGFLMFAYNMYKTMSSRRVEESELQNASPMGA; this is encoded by the coding sequence ATGGAGAATCGTCCACTAGAGTACGACTATACAGTTGCTAAGATGTTCATGTTTACAACAGTTATATTAGGAATTGTTGGCATGTTAGTAGGTGTTATTTTAGCTTTTCAACTTGCTTATCCTGGGCTTAATTTATTCCTGGGAGATGGTTTAGCTGAATACACTAATTTTAGTCGTCTTCGTCCACTGCACACAGATGCGGTAATTTTTGGTTTTACACTTAGTGGTATTTTTGCTACTTGGTATTATGTTGGTCAGCGTGTGTTAAAAGTATCAATGGCAGAGTCTAGAGTATTAATGCTTTTGGGTAAATTACATTTTTGGCTCTATTTAGCAGTAGTTGCTTCTGTTGTTATATCACTATTAGCAGGTGTTACTACTTCAAAAGAGTATGCTGAATTTGAGTGGCCAATTGATATTGCAGTAGTCATAGTATGGGTCGTATTCGGTTTAAGCATGTTTGGTCTTATCGGTATGCGCCGTGAGAAGTCACTATATATATCTATTTGGTACTACATTGCTACATTCCTAGGTATAGCTATGCTTTATCTATTTAACAATATGGAGATACCTACAATTTTAGGTACATCTGCAGCTGGTGAAAGTGGAATTGGCGCTTGGTACCATTCTGTTTCTATGTATGCGGGTACTAATGATGCACTTGTACAGTGGTGGTATGGGCACAATGCTGTTGCCTTTGGTTTTACAGTTCCTATTGTTGCCATGATTTACTACTTTTTACCAAAAGAGTCCGGTCAAGCGATTTATTCATATAAGTTATCTTTGCTCTCTTTTTGGGGCTTAATGTTTGTTTATTTATGGGCTGGCGGTCATCACCTTCTATATTCAACGGTTCCAGACTGGGTACAGACAATGGGTTCAATTTTCTCTGTTATCTTAATCTTACCATCATGGGGTTCAGCAATTAATATGCTTCTTACGATGAAGGGTGAGTGGCAACAAGTTGCAGCATCTCCTCTTATTAAGTTTATGATTCTAGGTTCTACTTTTTATATGTTCTCAACATTAGAAGGTCCGATTCAAGCAATAAAATCAGTTAACGCGATTGCACACTTTACCGACTGGATTGTTGGTCACGTGCATGATGGTGTTCTTGGATGGGTCGGCTTTATGATTATGGCTGCACTCTTTCATATGGCTCCACGTGTGTTTAAAAGAGAGATTTACTCTAAATCTCTTATGGCGGCACAGTTCTGGATTCAAACATTAGGCGTTGTTTTATACTTCACCTCTATGTGGATTGCAGGTATTACTCAAGGTATGATGTGGCGTGCTCACGATGAATTTGGTAACTTAGCTTACTCTTTCATTGATACAGTAACTGTTCTTCATCCTTACTATGCTATACGTGGCGTGGGTGGTTTATTGTATCTTATTGGTTTCTTGATGTTTGCTTATAACATGTATAAAACTATGTCTTCTCGCAGAGTTGAAGAGTCTGAGCTTCAAAACGCATCGCCTATGGGCGCATAA
- a CDS encoding MotE family protein, which yields MKIILLFMLALSPIMSLETSDKLFECTEIFKARKSELLIELERIDEQKQALSALKSATEELLKKRETKLSQEEEVVDRKLTEISSKEESIKKMLQINEEVLKETKNIKTDKIAQTFAKMKAASAANILSEMNPNEASSILSSLKPKTVGKILTKMDSKKASELTLLLVK from the coding sequence TTGAAAATTATATTATTATTTATGCTAGCACTATCACCTATCATGTCACTTGAGACAAGTGATAAACTTTTTGAGTGTACAGAAATCTTTAAAGCAAGAAAAAGTGAACTTCTTATTGAGCTTGAGAGAATTGATGAGCAAAAGCAAGCACTTAGCGCCCTTAAATCAGCTACAGAAGAGCTACTTAAAAAGAGAGAAACAAAACTTTCTCAAGAAGAGGAAGTTGTTGATAGAAAATTGACAGAAATTTCATCTAAAGAAGAGTCAATTAAAAAAATGCTTCAAATAAACGAGGAAGTTTTAAAAGAGACAAAAAATATAAAGACTGATAAAATTGCTCAGACATTTGCAAAAATGAAAGCAGCTTCTGCTGCAAATATACTCTCAGAAATGAATCCAAATGAAGCATCATCAATTCTTAGTTCATTAAAGCCTAAAACAGTTGGAAAGATTTTAACCAAGATGGACTCAAAAAAAGCCTCAGAACTTACACTACTTTTAGTAAAATAA